One genomic region from Balaenoptera acutorostrata chromosome 1, mBalAcu1.1, whole genome shotgun sequence encodes:
- the MTX1 gene encoding LOW QUALITY PROTEIN: metaxin-1 (The sequence of the model RefSeq protein was modified relative to this genomic sequence to represent the inferred CDS: deleted 1 base in 1 codon; substituted 1 base at 1 genomic stop codon) gives MQLGGPPPTPAAPARGRALRGPRSSPDLVQICEGPQSPSRSTKPPSGPAAPSGVQGSPRPRHPDSPRRAALRALPPRFASHLWIRRRPPSPEALGPAPRCQAASWAGISRALLRASPGSPLRSAXGAGGGSAQWRAEAQGEVLPGQRAGKMAAPMELFCWSGGWGLPSVDLDSLAVLTYARFTGAPLKVHKITNPWRSPSGTLPALQTSHGEVISVPHKIITHLRKEKYNADYDLSARQGADTLAFMSLLEEKLLPVLIHTFWVDAKNYVEVTRKWYAEAMPFPLNFFLPGRMQRQYMERLQLLCGEHRPEEEEELEKELYQEARECLTLLSQRLGSQKFFFGDAPASLDAFVFSYLALLQQAKLPSGKLQAHLRGLHNLCAYCTHILSLYFPWEGAEVPPPRQTPANPETEEEPYRRRNQILSVLAGLAAMAGYALLSGIVSIQRAPPARAPRTRALGMAEEVEEE, from the exons ATGCAGCTCGGgggacccccccccacccccgcagcccCCGCTCGGGGCCGAGCCCTGAGGGGCCCCAGGAGCAGCCCAGACCTCGTGCAGATTTGCGAGGGCCCCCAGAGCCCGTCCAGGAGCACAAAACCCCCTTCTGGGCCCGCCGCGCCTTCGGGGGTTCAGGGCTCCCCTCGGCCGAGGCACCCTGACTCTCCAAGGCGCGCCGCGCTGAGAGCCCTT CCCCCCCGCTTCGCGAGCCACCTCTGGATCAGGCGGCGTCCGCCCTCCCCCGAAGCCCTCGGCCCCGCCCCACGTTGTCAGGCAGCCTCTTGGGCCGGGATAAGCCGCGCCCTCCTGAGGGCCTCCCCCGGCTCCCCACTGCGATCCGCCTGAGGGGCTGGGGGCGGATCCGCACAGTGGAGGGCGGAAGCGCAGGGGGAGGTGCTTCCGGGACAGAGGGCGGGCAAGATGGCGGCGCCCATGGAGCTGTTCTGCTGgtcagggggctgggggctgccctCAGTGGACCTGGACAGCCTGGCCGTGCTG ACTTATGCCAGATTTACTGGTGCCCCACTCAAGGTGCACAAGATCACCAACCCCTGGCGGAGCCCTTCAG GAACTCTGCCTGCCCTTCAGACCAGTCATGGAGAGGTCATCTCAGTACCACACAAGATCATCACCCACCTTCGAAAAGAG AAGTACAATGCAGATTATGATCTGTCAGCCCGGCAAGGGGCAGACACCTTGGCCTTTATgtctctgctggaggagaagctGCTCCCGGTGCTG ATACATACTTTCTGGGTAGACGCCAAGAACTATGTGGAAGTAACCCGGAAGTGGTACGCAGAGGCTATGCCCTTTCCCCTCAACTTCTTCCTGCCTGGCCGCATGCAGCGGCAGTACATGGAGCGGCTGCAGCTGCTGTGTGGGGAGCACAGgcctgaggaggaggaagagctggAGAAGGAG CTGTACCAGGAAGCTCGGGAATGCCTGACCCTTCTCTCTCAGCGCCTGGGCTCTCAGAAATTCTTCTTTGGAGATGC CCCCGCCTCCCTGGATGCCTTTGTCTTCAGCTACTTGGCCCTGCTGCAGCAGGCGAAGCTGCCCAGTGGGAAACTGCAGGCCCACCTGCGGGGGCTGCACAACCTCTGTGCCTACTGCACCCATATCCTCAGCCTCTACTTCCCCTGGGAGGGAG CTGAGGTGCCACCTCCACGCCAGACACCAGCAAACCCAGAGACTGAGGAGGAGCCATATCGGCGCCGGAACCAGATCCTATCTGTGTTGGCGGGGCTGGCAGCCATGGCGGGCTATGCCTTGCTCAGTGGCATTGTCTCCATCCAGCGGGCACCACCTGCCCGGGCCCCACGCACACGGGCCCTGGGCATGGCTGAGGAGGTTGAAGAGGAATGA
- the GBA1 gene encoding lysosomal acid glucosylceramidase yields MELSSPSREECPKPRDRVGILAPSLMGLLLLQAVSWASGARPCSPKSFGYSSVVCVCNATYCDSLDPLTLPDPGTFSRFESTRSGRRMELSLGTIQANRTGTGLLLTLQPDQKFQKVKGFGGAMTDAAALNILALSPPARDLLLKSYFSKEGIEYNIMRVPMASCDFSIRTYTYADTPDDFQLLNFSLPEEDVKLKIPLIHQALELAQRPVSLFASPWTSPTWLKTNGAVNGKGTLKGHPGDLYHQTWARYFVKFLDAYAEHKLQFWAVTAENEPSAGLFSGYPFQCLGFTPEHQRDFIARDLGPTLANSTHRNVRLLMLDDQRLLLPHWAQVVLADPEAAKYVHGIAVHWYLDFLAPAKATLGETHRLFPDTMLFASEACVGSKFWEQSVRLGSWDRGVQYSHSIITNLLYHVVGWTDWNLALNPEGGPNWVRNFVDSPIIVDIAKDTFYKQPMFYHLGHFSKFIPEGSQRVGLVASEKNDLDTVALIHPDGSAVVVVLNRSSKDVPLTIKDPAVGFVETISPGYSIHTYLWRRQ; encoded by the exons ATGGAGCTTTCAAGTCCTTCCAGAGAG GAGTGTCCCAAGCCCCGGGACAGAGTAGGCATCTTGGCTCCCAGCCTCATGGGATTGCTTCTACTTCAGGCCGTGTCGTGGGCATCAG GTGCCCGCCCCTGCAGCCCTAAAAGCTTTGGCTACAGCTCAGTGGTCTGTGTCTGCAATGCTACATACTGTGACTCTCTTGACCCCCTGACCCTGCCTGACCCTGGTACCTTCAGCCGCTTTGAGAGCACACGCAGTGGGCGCCGAATGGAGCTGAGTCTGGGGACCATCCAGGCCAACCGCACAGGCACAG GGCTGCTATTGACCCTGCAGCCAGATCAGAAGTTCCAGAAAGTGAAGGGTTTTGGAGGGGCCATGACAGATGCTGCTGCTCTCAACATCCTTGCCCTGTCACCTCCTGCACGGGATTTACTACTCAAATCGTACTTCTCTAAAGAAG GAATCGAATACAACATCATGCGGGTCCCCATGGCCAGCTGTGACTTCTCCATCCGCACCTACACCTATGCTGACACCCCTGATGACTTCCAGTTGCTCAACTTCAGCCTCCCAGAGGAAGATGTCAAGCTCAAG ATACCCCTGATCCACCAAGCCCTGGAGTTGGCCCAGCGCCCTGTCTCACTCTTTGCCAGTCCCTGGACATCACCCACTTGGCTCAAGACCAATGGGGCAGTGAATGGGAAGGGGACACTCAAGGGTCATCCAGGGGATCTCTACCACCAGACCTGGGCCAGATACTTTGTCAA GTTCCTAGATGCCTATGCTGAGCACAAGTTACAGTTCTGGGCAGTGACAGCTGAGAACGAGCCTTCTGCAGGGCTATTTAGCGGGTACCCCTTCCAGTGCCTGGGCTTCACCCCTGAACACCAGCGAGACTTCATCGCCCGTGACCTGGGTCCCACCCTCGCCAACAGTACACACCGCAATGTCCGACTGCTCATGCTAGATGACCAACGCTTGCTGCTGCCCCACTGGGCCCAGGTG GTGCTGGCAGACCCAGAGGCAGCTAAGTATGTTCATGGCATCGCTGTACATTGGTACCTGGACTTTCTGGCTCCAGCAAAAGCCACCCTGGGGGAGACACATCGCCTGTTCCCCGACACCATGCTCTTTGCCTCAGAGGCCTGTGTGGGCTCCAAGTTCTGGGAGCAGAGCGTGCGGCTGGGCTCCTGGGATCGAGGGGTGCAGTACAGCCACAGCATCATCACG AACCTCCTCTACCATGTGGTCGGCTGGACTGACTGGAACCTCGCCCTAAACCCTGAGGGGGGACCCAATTGGGTGCGCAACTTTGTCGACAGCCCCATCATCGTGGACATCGCCAAGGACACATTTTACAAACAGCCCATGTTTTACCACCTTGGCCACTTCAG CAAGTTCATTCCTGAGGGCTCCCAGAGAGTGGGGCTGGTTGCCAGTGAGAAGAATGACTTGGACACAGTGGCACTGATACATCCCGATGGCTCTGCAGTTGTGGTCGTGCTAAACCG ctcCTCTAAGGATGTGCCTCTTACCATCAAGGACCCTGCGGTGGGCTTCGTGGAAACTATCTCACCTGGCTACTCCATTCACACCTACCTGTGGCGTCGCCAGTGA